A section of the Rhizophagus irregularis chromosome 16, complete sequence genome encodes:
- a CDS encoding Actin-2, protein MEYEDVLTNQPVVIDNGSGVIKAGFAGDDSPKCFFPSYVGRPKHVRIMAGAVEGDVFIGRKAQELRGLLKIKYPIEHGIVSDWDDMERIWKYIYEEELKTASEEHPVLLTEAPLNPRNNRELAAQMFFETFNVPALFASIQAVLSLYSSGRTTGIVLDSGDGVTHAVPVYEGFALPNAIRRVDIAGRDVTEYLQLLLRKSGYKFTTTAEKEVVRIIKEKTCYVATNPAKEEKDTNGKFDDFTLPDGNVVKLGTERFKAPEILFNPELIGLEYAGIHQVVVDSINRVDLDLRKSLYANVVLSGGSTLYKDFGTRLLNEVRKLAVKDIKIKIYAPPERKYSTWIGGSILAGLSSFKKMWVSAEDFQEDPDIIHKKSF, encoded by the exons ATGGAGTATGAGGACGTTTTGACTAATCAGCCCGTTGTTATCGACAAT GGTTCTGGAGTCATTAAAGCTGGATTTGCTGGTGATGATAGcccaaaatgtttttttccgTCATA TGTTGGACGACCTAAACATGTACGCATTATGGCTGGTGCAGTTGAAGGTGACGTCTTTATCGGCCGTAAAGCTCAAGAATTACGAGGTCtccttaaaataaaatatcctATTGAACATGGTATTGTATCTGACTGGGATGATATGGAACGTATATggaaatatatttatgaagaagaattaaaaactGCGTCCGAAGAG cATCCAGTGCTCTTAACTGAAGCACCACTTAATCCTAGAAATAATAGAGAATTGGCTGCTCAGATGTTTTTTGAGACTTTTAATGTTCCCGCTTTATTCGCATCGATTCAAGCAGTATTGAGTCT ttATTCATCTGGTCGAACTACAGGTATCGTCCTTGATTCAGGTGATGGCGTTACTCACGCTGTACCAGTTTACGAGGGATTTGCCCTTCCTAACGCTATTCGTAGAGTTGATATCGCTGGCCG agatGTCACCGAATATTTGCAGTTGCTTCTTCGTAAATCAGGTTATAAATTCACAACAACTGCTGAAAAGGAAGTCGTTCGTATTATTAAAGAGAAAACTTGCTATGTGGCAACAAATCCAGccaaagaagaaaaagatacGAACGGAAAATTCGATGACTTTACTTTACCTGATGGCAACGTTGTTAAG ttgGGTACTGAAAGATTTAAAGCTCCAGAAATTCTATTTAATCCTGAATTGATTGGACTTGAATATGCCGGTATTCATCAAGTTGTTGTCGATTCAATTAATCGTGTAGAtttagatttaagaaaatcttTGTATGCAAATGTTGTCTTGTCTGGTGGATCAACACTTTACAAAG ATTTCGGTACAAGGTTGTTGAATGAAGTAAGAAAATTGGCtgttaaagatattaaaattaaaatttatgcaCCGCCAGAAAGAAAATATAGTACATGGATTGGTGGTTCTATATTAGCAGGCTTGAGTTCATTTAAAAAG aTGTGGGTTTCGGCTGAAGATTTCCAAGAAGATCCGGATATTATTCATaagaaaagtttttaa